Proteins encoded within one genomic window of Equus przewalskii isolate Varuska chromosome 3, EquPr2, whole genome shotgun sequence:
- the CYTL1 gene encoding cytokine-like protein 1 isoform X1 yields MAPQLLPLLLLLLAGPPAARPAPPTCYSRMLTLSREITADFQSLQATEPAEPCVRYLPRLYLDIHNYCVLAKLRDFAGSPQCWRVAQVDALKDKVRKLYTIMNSFCRRDLVFLSDDCNALEYPIPVTTVLPGHQS; encoded by the exons ATGGCGCcccagctgctgcccctgctgctgctgctcctggccgGGCCCCCTGCTGCAAGGCCCGCTCCCCCGACCTGCTACTCTAGGATGCTGACCCTGAGCCGGGAGATCACCGCTGACTTCCAGAGCCTGCAGGCCACAGAGCCCGCG GAGCCGTGTGTGAGATACCTGCCCAGGCTGTACCTGGACATACAC AATTACTGTGTGCTGGCCAAGCTCCGGGATTTCGCGGGCTCGCCCCAGTGTTGGCGAGTGGCCCAGGTGGATGCCTTGAAGGACAAAGTACGGAAACTGTACACCATCATGAACTCGTTCTGCAGGAGA GATTTGGTCTTCCTGTCGGATGACTGCAATGCCTTGGAATACCCAATCCCAGTGACCACGGTCCTGCCAGGTCACCAGAGCTAA
- the CYTL1 gene encoding cytokine-like protein 1 isoform X2, with the protein MEAWRTTPRQLLKGVASLGLQPGHLCRMAPQLLPLLLLLLAGPPAARPAPPTCYSRMLTLSREITADFQSLQATEPAEPCVRYLPRLYLDIHNYCVLAKLRDFAGSPQCWRVAQVDALKDKVRKLYTIMNSFCRRDLVFLSDDCNALEYPIPVTTVLPGHQS; encoded by the exons ATGGAGGCGTGGAGGACCACCCCCAGGCAGCTGCTTAAAGGGGTGGCCAGCCTGGGGCTGCAGCCAGGCCACCTTTGCAGGATGGCGCcccagctgctgcccctgctgctgctgctcctggccgGGCCCCCTGCTGCAAGGCCCGCTCCCCCGACCTGCTACTCTAGGATGCTGACCCTGAGCCGGGAGATCACCGCTGACTTCCAGAGCCTGCAGGCCACAGAGCCCGCG GAGCCGTGTGTGAGATACCTGCCCAGGCTGTACCTGGACATACAC AATTACTGTGTGCTGGCCAAGCTCCGGGATTTCGCGGGCTCGCCCCAGTGTTGGCGAGTGGCCCAGGTGGATGCCTTGAAGGACAAAGTACGGAAACTGTACACCATCATGAACTCGTTCTGCAGGAGA GATTTGGTCTTCCTGTCGGATGACTGCAATGCCTTGGAATACCCAATCCCAGTGACCACGGTCCTGCCAGGTCACCAGAGCTAA